TTTTAATTCACGTTAATTTAACCTGTTTTTCCTTACATCTTGAATACAtcttaaccttttttttttctttcaaaaacaaagctttaacatatttttatgGGTTATTTATTTAGGATTGTTTGTTGAATTTCAttcttttaattactttttcttcattatGGTATTGTCCTGTCATTTTTAACTtgaaaatttattaaaattaaattaatttatttttatagctgATGACTCTGAAATACATGATTAAAAGTAAACACCACAATGTTCAaatgaaatttcagcttttatATTCAATATGGAGATGCAATAATTGTACTCTTGCAGCACCTTTAACCTTTATATAGGTGTTCAATGACATACAAAGTACATCTTGTTTGGTCGCATGCCTAGAACGGGACGTGTACAGTTCACTTTTGCATGTCGTAATGACTACATAAAGGAACAACCTTCTGTGACTCAACTGTGAAGTGCGTCAAACGATTATCAGACTAAAAATGCAATTAGAGACGTGGTCAGGTCATAAACTTTGATAATTAGCATGAGTGTGTCATGCAACAGGTAGTAATGAGGACTCAAAACATGATGTTTAGTGTAGTTGTGGATTTATTCAAAGTGTACAAATTCTGACACATAAATATGAACATCCCCCAACACACGAGCACTAAGTGACAAACTGACATATTTGAATGTGGAACAgtggatattaaaaaaaaaaaaaaaaaaatgcttcacTTGAAGCAATACATTACTTCTTTTTGTAGCATGATAAACTCTTTACAAAAAAATCAGATGCTGCAAGTTCATAGATTAGAAAAGGGAATTGCTAAAGTGCATTTAAACATCTCTTGTCGTTCAGGGAAGCACACAATGTGGGTACAGCTAGAAATGACACCAGTAGTCCTCAAACTTGGGAGAAGTTACTGCATCAACATGTTGAGTTAACCTCTTGACAGTTACCACATTCACCTGTTGAACTACTTTAGTGGTCAACCTTTCTCCACTCTGATTTCAACATTTGTGCATTCCCAAACAAGTGATCCATAAAGCTTATTCTGGTTCCCCTGGTCCACCGGGACAACAAACACCCAGGGAAAATGACGGTTGGCCATTCTGGATAAAACCAATGGGGGAAACATCACCTGAATGTATACATTGGATTTCTCATGATGTTCATGGCAGCTTTGGTAATCAATCCTTCCATTTCAAGACTTTACATGAATGCTAGGATGCTAGGATACGTGTAACACTTCAGACGCAAGGACAAAGACTTTAGGGATAGGTCTTCGTCATTTACAAGTTCATGTCCAGTGTTGTCCTTCATGAGAACTCAATGTACCATAAGACCTGTTGACATTTTGTAACACTTGTATTGATGTAAAAGTTCCATGTGATCATTCCACCGCTGTTACAATCCAACAACCAAAGTGGTAAATCAATATTGTCCTCTTGCGGTCTCTGACCTGTATTTATCCAGAACCATCTGACTGATAAAACTCAGCCCGCCGAAAGAATAATTCCAGGAGCGCAGGGCCACAACGGCCCATGGCACATCACCAGCAGAGCCATCATAGAGGCCTACCACCACATCCAGCTCACATCCCTTCACCAAACAGTCATCTTTTCCTCTTCTGCTGCCTCATCATCTTTCTCCGCTTGATGATCATGGAGTGGAGACGTTCCAGGCCTTCTTGTAGACCTTCTCCGATGATGGCACAGGCCGGTTGGAGGTGCCAAGGCGTATGAGAGCCGAGCTCGTTCAGTGCCAACATCTGTTCGACTTCACCTAGTGGCAATGCGCTGCGCAGGTCCTGCTTGTTAGCCACCACCAACACGGGCACCCCCTGGTTCTCCTGTAGCCGTGTGATCTTATGCAACTCCGTCTTGGCCTCCTCCATGCGTTCAGCATCTACTGAGTCCACTACGAACACAAGGCCGTCGGCGCACCGCGTATAGGAGCGCCACAGAGGCCGGAGTTTTTCCTGACCTCCTACATCCCAGAAATGAAAGGTTGCAGTCCGGCTTTTCCCACCGAGATTCACCTTGATCTTCTCCGTGTTGAAGCCTTTGGTGGGAACGGTGTTCACGAACTCATTAAAGCGAAGCCGGTACAACACAGTAGTCTTACCGGCACAGTCCAAGCCGAGAATAACAATGTGCAGGGCCTGAAAGGACGGCAGGCAGGGAAAGATGGCATGGGGCTCTGATAATCCATTCCCCATCTTGTTCCGCCACTCTGATGAGGATGAAAGCGAACGCAGAGACTCAGGAGACCAGGTGTCGCCGCTGCTACCACTGATGCTTCACCAAATATTCACAAGGCTTCTCTCGTTCCCCTGAGGATCTGCTGCTGCTATAACCTGAAACCAAATGAAAAAGGAGATGATGCAATGAGGCCAGCAGTGGAGCACCAcgacacacacacttttacagCTCTCCGTTACTTGGCTGTTCATTCCAAGTAAGCATGCTTCTCTCTTTGTCATTCTAAAAGGCACACACATTCAACCTAGCTGGGTGTCATTCAGTTCCAGTGATGGTGAATGAAGGATGAAACAGCAGGAAGCCCATTTGCACATGTAGCGCCACAGGGGCACCAGAATTACGCATCGGTAAAAATCCTAGCGCGCAAAGGCTCCTGTTCATCTATTCTTGACATTTTATTGTTCAACAGTAGTTGCCAGTTGCAAATTGAGAAAAATGCTCAAGCTGGCCTATGTAAACGGGGAAAACACGAGTCTGTCGCAGATCTCTATGGCCATCTGTAAAAGCGCTTTAGGAGGGGCTCATCTCCATACATAAAGACAtgaattttgtcatcattttctccCCAACAAGTGATTCAACATGAGAATCATTATTATTCTGTGCCCAAAAAATGCTCCAGAACGCTATAGACTCATTACCAAAATAATAAGTTACtctaaattacattattacacAGACTAATGCTATTTTTCTACAATTTAAGCTTTGCATGCACCCGCATGTATGGAAATAAAATCTCATTCGGCACCCACCTTATTTAGTGCGATCCTTACGGTACTCGTTACCTCATTAGATGAAAATGTTTACGACTATTTCCAAAATATTGTTGCCATTCAGATCAGCTGAGCCGACAAGTGTATCCACTCCCTGTAACAGCGCCTGTTTCACTGACTCTACAGCGGGCTGTCTTCCACTTCATTCTAGCAGGGTTGGCTCCGCCCACTGCGGAGAACTACGCGCTGATTGGTTCAATTCAGTGGGCGCGTGTTATTTTCCTTGGAGTTTGATTGGTGAAAAGTCAAGCCCGTCGCCGTTTTGGACTCACCGTTTCACCACCTGTTCATGTCGCTCAAGGCGTTTAAAGTTTGAGAGACGCGCTTACAGGTGAGCGTTACTAGGTTATCAGTAATTCAATTCTTTAGCTGGCATCCAAAAAGATGGGTGTGCAGGTTTTGTTTCAGTGTGTTATTGGGAAATATCCACTTCATCTAATAAGTTAATGTTTTACTGAGTGAGTTGGACACAGCTTAAAAGATTCAGTGAATCATTCAGACTAAATAACGAACCGATTCAGCCCGTTTGTTAACGTGTTTGAGCAATTCATTCAAAAGAACCGATTCAAAAGAGTTATTCATTCACGAAACGGGTATCACTGGTTCTGATTCAGAACGAATGACTAAAGTTCACGATGTGGTTGGCTGCTTATAGAGAAGATGATTTTCAGTTCGgactttaacatttttgtgcaaAAAGAGCCCCAGTAGAagagtttttaactttaaaggaAGTAAAGAAAAGCTAAGTCAAAGTGTGAAAACTAACTGAATTGCTGTGTAGTGGAATGCAAAAGGCAATAAACATAAGTGAGGCAGCCAGAGCTGTCAAAGAAAGGAGGTTTATCAAAGTGTCAGAACAATTAGCGGTGCTATCAATACACAAATAGCCCGTGATGGACGTGCTGTCCGCAGATCTGACCACTGAATACCCTAGACTCCCGTGGTTACCCGTCTTCAAACAACCGTTCTTCTGAGCTACTTAATAAACTAGTCAATTCAGTACAGATTAGTCTATCGCTTAAAAAGATGACACTAGAACCCCATTTCAACgatgtgtaatgtaatgtgcaTATTCAACAAAAGTTTAACAAATATACAATATAGGCTATACGTTTAAAAATAATGCatgaaaactgttttaaatgttaatttcttaCAATCAAGCCTTTTGGGTAACAGCTTTGCGGTTTTGaaactaaacatttattttaagtaacattTAGTATTTCTATTGGATTAAACAGTACTCGATATGTGTTTGGATGAAGGGTTAATTGCCAATTCCAATAATGGATTTTGTGAGTAAAACGTTTTGTTTCACTTGTGCGCCATCGTGTGGTATTGAAAGGAATGGGCCCTGATTATTCACCCATTGCTTAACTCATTTAAGCCTATATTATGCCTGTAAGATTCCCATGAAACAAACTGCAGCCAATAcagttttattatcattattattagtagtagtaatagttgTTGGTGGTGTTGTTGTATTTCTGGCCACAACTGTAACCAGTGGGAAAttatagtgttaaaaaaaatatatatatatttattttgttttagctttttagttttattgtttatGTAAAGGTAGTAATACAATTTTGGGATGTGAATCAAACAGCTACTTGCACCAGTC
This portion of the Onychostoma macrolepis isolate SWU-2019 chromosome 19, ASM1243209v1, whole genome shotgun sequence genome encodes:
- the arl4ab gene encoding ADP-ribosylation factor-like 4ab, translated to MGNGLSEPHAIFPCLPSFQALHIVILGLDCAGKTTVLYRLRFNEFVNTVPTKGFNTEKIKVNLGGKSRTATFHFWDVGGQEKLRPLWRSYTRCADGLVFVVDSVDAERMEEAKTELHKITRLQENQGVPVLVVANKQDLRSALPLGEVEQMLALNELGSHTPWHLQPACAIIGEGLQEGLERLHSMIIKRRKMMRQQKRKR